The proteins below are encoded in one region of Apium graveolens cultivar Ventura chromosome 4, ASM990537v1, whole genome shotgun sequence:
- the LOC141719566 gene encoding uncharacterized protein LOC141719566 → MNKYLVRDNRGEAQKRGKNVVNVVLGGSYSPPRSPDFSEEVLSIQSLPDLVISFSSKDYEGVNPHHNAALVVTLDIFDNEVRRMLIDNGSSVNILFKHTVDRMQLGSVCSNECREDPLYGFSHNLVPIQGTLYLPVIFGSAPNQVTHVIKFYVINAPSSYNGIIGRSALTMMQAITSISHLKIKFPIPTGVGDIKGDYGVAETCYNQGLVMAETHQDNKRKATVLRKQQSMKKHRPRTREEANKTSPEGLESNQVMVVDKENQVPDQASPTMQATKESEQANFYLKKNSEARIHQMVSNKEQAKIEVAVEIEEVQVDESNSSKKVKVGSGLEEPFKERLVSLLREYRDLFTWSPRDMPGLHESIAMHSLDVNPNRKPVKQKRRNFAPERQKAIDEEVEKLLKAGIIKEIKYPEWLANVVMVKKSTDKWRILTSAGSTYQRAMNKIFKSQIGRNLECYIDDMISKSTTIPGHVKDLKECFDNLRKNQLKLNPEKCTFGVGAGKFLGFMISNRGIKANPEKIKAIQEMKAPRTQKDVQKLAGSLAALMRFISKLAERCLPFFDLLKGATNRKEVNWNPECQKAFEEIKYYLSQPPVLTKAQPGEPLSLYLSAEAQAVGAALIREEKGTHQPVYYVSQVLKDAETRYPRLEKFVFALVTTSRKLRHNFQGREIRVVTNQPLRKIIHKPDVSGRLVNWAMELSQFNLSFIPRTAIKAQALADFIIECNFPEEEPESMNMDQEPKKDIGLGAWTLKVDGSSTSKRSGAGLILKSPEGFKIQTSISFGFPATNNRAEYEALIAGLKLSRTLRVKNIKSTATPR, encoded by the exons ATGAACAAGTACTTAGTCCGGGACAACAGAGGGGAAGCGCAGAAGAGAGGAAAGAATGTAGTCAATGTGGTCCTAGGTGGATCCTACTCCCCACCCCGGAGCCCGGACTTCAGCGAAGAAGTGCTCTCAATCCAATCACTCCCAGAcctggtgatatccttcagcagcaaggactatgaAGGAGTCAACCCTCATCACAATGCAGCTTTGGTTGTCACCCTGGACATCTTTGATAACgaagtaagaagaatgctcatagacaatgggTCCTCGgtaaatattctcttcaagcacacagtggaTAGAATGCAGTTAGGGAGCGTCTGCTCTAATGAATGCCGGGAGGACCCACTCTATGGCTTCAGCCACAACTtagtcccgatccaaggaactCTATATTTGCCAGTCATTTTTGGATCTGCTCCTAACCAAGTGACTCATGTCATCAAGTTTTATGTGATCAACGCTCCTTCTTCATACAACGGAATCATTGGCAGATCAGCTCTAACCatgatgcaagcaataacttcaatctcccatctcaagatCAAGTTCCCAATCCCGACAGGAGTCGGAGACATAAAAGGAGATTATGGAGTTGCCGAAACATGCTACAACCAGGGGTTAGTTATGGCAGAAACCCATCAAGATAACAAAAGGAAGGCTACGGTCCTTCGCAAGCAACAAAGCATGAAGAAGCACCGACCCCGGACAAGGGAAGAAGCAAACAAAACAAGTCCAGAAGGACTGgaaagcaaccaagtcatggtagtgGACAAGGAAAATCAAGTCCCAGACCAAGCTAGTCCTACCATGCAAGCAACCAAAGAATCTGAACAAGCAAacttctatctgaagaagaactCTGAAGCCCGAATTCATCAAATGGTTTCAAACAAAGAGCAAGCAAAAATTGAAGTTGCAGTCGAAATAGAAGAAGTCCAGGTAGATGAAAGTAATTCTAGCAAAAAAGTTAAAGTTGGGTCAGGACTCGAGGAGCCCTTCAAGGAGAGATTGGTGTCCTTGCTCCGGGAGTACAGAGATCTTTTTACCTGGAGTCCAAGAGACATGCCAGGATTacatgagtccatagcaatgcacagcttggatgtcaaccccaACAGAAAACCAGTAAAGCAGAAAAGAAGAAACTTTGCTCCGGAGAGACAAAAAGCCATTGACGAAGAAGTGGAAAAACTACTCAAAGCAGGAATAATCAAAGAAATAAAATATCCGGAGTGGCTAGCTAATGTGGTCATGGTGAAGAAGTCCACCGacaaatggagaat ACTTACCAGCGCaggatccacttaccaaagagccatgaacaagatattcaaaTCCCAGATTGGGAGGAACTTGGAGTGCTATATCGATGACATGATTTCCAAATCAACAACCATACCAGGACATGTGAAAGACCTGAAGGAGTGTTTTGACAACCTAAGGAAGAACCAACTCAAACTAAATCCAGAGAAATGCACCTTCGGAGTAGGAGCAGGCAAGTTTctaggattcatgatcagcaacagAGGCATAAAAGCCAATCCGGAGAAAATAAAAGCTATCCAGGAGATGAAAGCTCCCAGGACTCAAAAAGATGTGCAAAAGCTAGCAGGATCCCTAGCAGCACTCATGAGATTTATCTCAAAACTAGCAGAGAGGTGCCTACCAttctttgatttactcaaaggagcaaccaacaGGAAAGAAGTAAACTGGAATCCAGAGTGCCAAAAGGCATTCGAAGAAATCAAGTACTACCTCTctcagccaccagtcctaactaaagctCAACCAGGAGAGCCTCTCTCCTTATACTTGTCAGCAGAAGCACAAGCTGTAGGAGCTGCCCTAATCAGGGAGGAAAAGGGAACACATCAACCAGTCTACTATGTAAGCCAAGTATTAAAAGATgcagaaacaagatatccaagaTTGGAGAAGTTCGTTTTTGCCTTAGTCACAACTTCAAGAAAACTCAGGCACAACTTCCAAGGGAGGGAAATCAGAGTAGTGACAAACCAACCACTAAGGAAAATAATTCACAAACCAGATGTCTCGGGAAGACTTGTCAATTGGGCTATGGAGTTGAGCCAGTTCAATTTAAGCTTCATTCCCAGGACTGCCATCAAAGCTCAAGCActtgcagatttcataatcgaatgcaacttcccAGAAGAAGAACCAGAATCAATGAATATGGATCAGGAGCCAAAAAAAGATATAGGTCTGGGAGCCTGGACCTTAAAggtagatggttcttcaacaagcAAGAGGTCGGGAGCCGGACTCATACTCAAAAGTCCAGAAGGATTCAAGATTCAGACATCTATATCTTTCGGCTTCCCCGCAACAAACAATCGAGCAGAATATGAGGCATTAATTGCAGGACTAAAGCTCTCCAGGACTCTAAGGGTTAAGAACataaaatctacagcgactcccagatag